The nucleotide sequence AAGGGTTGACATTGAAGAAGCTGTATTTTTATCCTCTGTTAAGTTTTCTGTGATTACTGGCACACCATCTATCACATAAAGAGGTTTATTGCTACTATTCATAGAGCCTACCCCGCGAATCATCACGGTCTGTTCTGCTCCTGGTGTTCCTGAAGCAGCGTTAATTACCACTCCTGGAGTTTTCCCTTGCAGAGCTTGGTCTACAGAAATAGCCGAAGGTGTACTTATATCTTTACTTGATAACTGTACAGTATTCCCTGTGGATTCGGCTGCTTTCTTTTTAACAACACCCAAAACTACTACCTCATCAATCACTTGGGCTTCTTCTTGCATTACTACATCAATGCGACCTGAAGGACCTACTTTGTGATTTTGGGTTTTCATTCCTAAGAATGAGAACTCCAAGGTCTTACCTGGAGCAACCTTGATGCTATAACGACCATTAAAGTCGGTTTGAACACCGTGTTGTTCTCCTTTTACTACTACAGCTACGCCCATCATTTCGGTTCCACTAGCATCGCGTACTGTTCCTGTCACTTCTCGTTCCTGCGCCCACGAGAAGCCTTGCACTATTAGTATTAAAAATAGTGCGAAAGATACTTTGTTTAATCTCATCTTCTATAACATTATTTTATAAACTGGTGCAAAGGTAGAAAAGTTTTCTGTTAAGCTCCAAATTTATCCTTAACAAATTTACTCATTTTGTCTGCCAAAAAATAGATGAGAAAAAAATCATAAAAACGCAATTTCTTTGCGTTTTTTGCAATAAAATAGGCATTTCTTTGATGAAAACGCAAAGAAAAGCCTATTATGCACTGTTTTTATGCAAAATTATTTCGGTAGAAAAACACTATTTTTGTTACAAAATAACTAATAGAATGTTACAAATATCACAATGAGGAAATAAGGAAATGAGAGAATTTGGAAATTAGTAAATTAACGTGAGTCCGATGTAAGAAAAGAGTAGCTTACACTACAGAAATCTTATAAATCTTAAAAAAATCAAACAAATAGGCAACAAATTACCTGAAAATCTCGCACAGATTACACGGATTGCACGGATAATCTTTCATTTGACAATTGATAATTGACAAATGTGATGGGCACAAATTGGCAACTGCGTTGCTGGATTTCACAGATTATAATACAAACATAGGCGTGACTTTGGTAGTTTTAAAAACTTTTAGATAGTTTTATGAGGGAATTATAAGTTATAAGGATCAGATCACTCTTATATAAATACAAAAGAGGCTGTTTATAAAATTATAAACAGCCTCAAGTATTTTGATGATAAATATTGATTACTTAGGGTAGAGGGTTAAAATCAGTTTCACTTGCAGGAACATCAAACCACTCTAAGTATTGATAGTCTATTGTACAAGCCTCGGTAGTACCATCGGTGGCGACTACTACATTGGCATTGGTACGACCTCCTCCTTGAGCTACGGGTTTGAGAATGCCCCAACGACGTGCATCATAGAAAGAAGTCCCTTTAAGGAACAAGCCTATACGACGTTCTTTGCGGAGTTCTTCAAGAGCTTGTTCCTTGGTTAAGCCTGTACCTGTCACAGCTGTAAGTCCAGCTTTTTGGTAAGTACGCACTGCATCTATGTGAGCCAGACCACCATCAATATTGTTATTTCTGATTTTTACTTCAGCGAGCATTAATTGGTTTTCTTCATAAGTACCTGCAAAAGGCAATTCTACAACACCAGCGCTAGTACTTGCGTAATCACCACCATCTTTAAGGGTGTAGCGAGTACCTATACCATAACCACGATTTCGAGGGTTAAAAAGAGCACTACTTCTTCTTAGTACATTTCGGGTATAGCGATTATCTCCAGCCTTAAAATCTTGTACTAAACGCTCTGAAAGGTATTCCCATCCTACGAGAATCCTATAAGGAGTCCAAGCGGTTTCACTTACAAAACACAAACTGCTAGGTGTGATAGATCGCATTATAAAAATCTTATCTCCTTGCTGGATACCACTATTAACTAAGGTTTCTATCTGTGATAATTCAGATGAAGTAAGCTCTGAAGCATATTTGTTTACCAAAAGATTACGTGCTATATAGGTATTGATATTGCGGATAAACATCTTAGGAGTAATGACCCCTCCATTGCCTTCTTTAAACTGAGAAGGAATAAAAGTATCAATGAGACCACTATAAGTAGTGTCTCCCTCAGGAATAGTAGCTAAGATTGCTTTTGCTTCTTCAAAGATACGATTGGCTTCAGTGATTATTGCTTCGTGTGATTGGTAGTTATTGCTAAGCACATTGTATTCATTAGTAATCACTCCCTTTGCATAAAGAGAACCAATACGAGAGTAAGCAAAAGCCTTCCACCATAAGAACCAAGCTTGGTAGGTTTTTTTCTTTACCTCAGCGTTATCTCTAAAGACCACCTCATTATTATCAAGGAGTTTAAGAGCTAAATTACAATGTCCTAATACACCATACATAGCCATCCATTCATTATTGAAAGCATTTTCATTCCCATTTTCTCTGATATTTAATTGTTTCAACACTGCTCCTTGAGTTTTTTCTCCTAACAAAGAAGATTTAATAACAGAGCCATCGGGACGTGTAATGCTAAATATTTGGTTACTATAACAGAATCCAAAATTAAGAGCGACAGCAGTTGTAGCATCTCCCATCAAATTATGAAGGGTAAGCGCAAACCAAGCGTAATAATTAACCCCTCCTCTCATTGGAGCATACACCCCTAAGGCAAATTTTTGGATACCTTCTTCTGTTTCAAGATTTTCCAAACCAGGTTCATTAGGATTCTGTAGTTTAAGAGAGTCCTTACTACAAGCAATAGATAGTAAGGCTACTATAGCGATTATTATATATATCTTTTTCATCGTATTTCGGTATTAAGGGTTAAAATCTAACATTAAGTGCCATCGTAACAGTGCGCATATTAGGAAAAGTGTACAAATCGATACCACGATAGAGCGGATTGTTGAGTGATACCCCTACGGCTTCAGGGTCTAAACCTGAATAGTTAGTAAAGGTAAGCAAATTCCTTACTGAGGCGGTAAGCGTCAATCCTTTGATAAAGGTATCTTTTAGGATATCGGTCATATCATAAGAAAGAGAGACGTTGCGCACTCTTACATAAGAACCATCTTCTATAAAATAAGAAGTGGCTTGTCCCTTGTTATACAAAGATACATAATAGTTTGTATAGGGTAAATTCTTATCTACAGGTATAGGTGTATCAAGGTCACCGTGGGTTCTATTGAAATACATACGTTGTTTTGTACCATTGTAAATATCACCTCCTTTTGTCCAATCTACTTGCACAGAGAAGGTCAATTTTTTGGCAAAGGTAATATCATTAAAGAACGACATCGTAAAATCAGGGGTAGCATCACCCATTTTTTCTTGTTCAGTGCTAAATATTACTTCTTTGCTTTGTTTATTTACTACCATCCCATTTACCAATTGATAATTGTTCAAATCAGCATCGGCAATATAACGCTCTCCTTTAGAGTTGGTTTGGGTAAGAGAACTCAGCGGTTTGTACCCAAAGAAAGTACCTACGCGTTCACCTTCATTGAGAGTACTTTGTCCTCCACCTGTTATACCTACTACAATACGTTTGCCGTTAGAAATTTTATCGACTACCGTTTCTCCTTTGCTAAAGCGTGCACTAAAAGTCCAATCTACTTTATCGTTGCTAAACAGTCCCAAATCCAAAGAAGCTTGGATTCCGTTGCTGGATAAGTCGATAGCATTGGTAGTAAGTTCTTGAGCTCCTAAGGAAGGAGGTGTTTCGATATTATAAATTGTTCCGAACGATTTACGATCCCAATACACTACATTTCCGCTGAGACGATGGAACCAACCTTCTCCGAGACGGAATCCATAGTCTAAGCCTACTTCTAACTCTTTACTTTTTTGTACTTCCAATTCAGGGTTACGAGCCGTAGTAGGCAGGTAATAATATCCCTTATCGCCTAACTTATCATTAGAAAGAGTAATCAAACGGTCGTAAGCATCAGGTTGGATACCCGCTTCCCCATAAGCCCCGCGAAGTTTCAATTCTGTAACTTTTTCTAATTTAAGTAAATCGGCTATACGGAAATACGCATCCGCACGAGGAAAAGTAAATGGTTTACCTCCTTCACCAAAAGCAGACGAAAAGTCGGAACGTACCCCTACAGATACTCCAAAAAGATTTGCGTAATCAAATTTTTGGTTCACCAAATAACCAAAAGTTACAAACTCTTGTTCAAAATCACTAGAGGTTGAAGTGTTGGCTGAGGAAATGGTAAAAGGTGGCTCCACTCCATAACCTGAACCAGTAGCAGTAACACGATAATAATTATCCTTACGCCAATCATAAGATAACTGAGTAGTAGATTGGATAGGCAATTTCAATTTCAAATCTCTTTGAAAATCAAGGCGTAAATAAGCACTTAATAAGGAGTTTTGAAGGGTATGACGAATAAAACGTTCGGTAAGTTGTCCTGCTAAAGGAGAGATTCCTGAACCAGGTGTATTGGTATTCTTTTGATTTTTAATAAATTCACTATTATCGTAACGAGTATGGTCATAACCATATTTGTAATCAAAGTCTAAGTTTTTGCTAAACTTGTAGTTAGCATTTATACTCTGTATTACACGGTTAGTTTCGGCTAAATTGCTTTGATTTTCATAAATATAAAAAGGCGATACTTCATTAGAGTCAGGATCGTAATGTACAGGAGATTTTCCTGCTGTATCTCTAAAGTGTAAATCTACATAAGCAGGAGTTCCTAAAGCACCGCCGACACCAGAGTAAATACTACTTCTACCATTTACTCCAGCTGTAGTATTTTTACTATTGATAAGCTGTGTATTAGAACGAAGAGTAAGCCCCTTAAATACTTCTACCCCTACATTGGCTGATAGATTTTTCTTTTTATAACTACCATTCACAGGGCTAGTTTGGTCTGACAAAGAAGCACCTATGGCATAATCTACATTCCCAGCAGATCCTGTAATATTTACAGAATGTTGGGTAGTATAAGCAGTTTTGTAGTACTGTTTTAAATGATCGTATGTTTTCTCTTTGTATGAATAGATATTAGCTGTTGTGTCCTTAACAGTAGGATCTGGTTTTGTCCAATATCCAGTCTCTGGATCTACCTTTATGGGTCTTTTATTTTGCCCATCAATTATATAACCCTCTTTATCAGTTTTATAAGGATGTTTTTGTGCAAACGAAAGATTTCCTGTAAGAGCTTCATCTACACTGAGAGAAGAATTATAAGTTATTTCTGTGCGTTCTCCTTTTTTACCCTTTTTGGTAAAGATCTGGATTACCCCATTAGCTCCTTGTGCTCCATAAATAGTTGCAGCAGCAGCTCCTTGTATCACTTCTACACGTTCTACATTAGAAAGGTCTAAATCGGCTAAACGAGAAGAAACAGCACTGCTACTTGATGTTAAAGCATAGTTGCTTGTGTTTACCTCTACCCCATCTACAATCACCATCGGTTGGGTAGTACTGAGTGAGTTGATACCACGTAAGATGATATTAGCTTGCTACCCTGGTTGCCCTGAAGTAGATTGGATTTGAGCTCCTGCAATCTTACCGCTAAGGGCATCGTCTATGCTTTTTACGGGTGTACGTTTGAGGCTTTTCTCAGAAACGGCATCTACTGAAATCGCTACTTTGCGCTTATCGGTAGCTACCCCAACACCCGTAACCACTACTTCGGTGAGCTCTTGGGCTTCTTCTCGAAGAATCACATTAATACTACGGGCTTTGCCTACCGCCTTTTCTAAGGTTTTCATACCTATTTGCGAAAAGACTAACACCGCTTTGTCGTTAGGCACTTTAATACTATAGTTTCCATTGAAATCGGTAGCTACTCCGTAAGAAGTGCCTTTTACAACCACAGTTACTACAGGCAAAGGAGTGCCTGCTTCATCTTTTACTGTTCCTGTCACTTCTCGTTCCTGCGCCCACGAGAAGCCTTGCACTATTAGCATTAAAAATAGTGCGAAAGATACTTTGTTTAATCTCATCTCTATAACATTATTTTATAAACTGATGCAAAGGTAGAAAAGTCTTCTGTTAAGTTCCAAATTTACCCTTAACAAATTTACTCATAATGTTTGCGAAAAATAGATGAGAAAAAAATCATAAAAACGCGATTTCTTTGCGTTTTTTGCAATAAAATAGCCATTTCTTTGAAGAAAACGCAAAGAAATGCCCTATATACACTGTTTTTATGCAAAATTATTCCGGTAGAAAAGTACTACTTTTGTTACAAAATAACCAATAGAGTGTTACAAATATCACAATGAGAAAATGAGGTGCGAGCCGCACAGGCAGGGAAAAAAAATTAGAGAATGAGAAAATGAGGAAATTAGAAAATTAACAGATTAGTAAATGGAGTAAATGTTAATAATACCAGAAATACCAGAAATGCCAATAATACCACCAAAGGGAATGGACGGGTCGGACAGGTTAGAGGAGGGGTTGGAGTATTCGGAAAGAAACGGAAAAATTCGGAAGAGGGGTGAGAGGGATTTTGCTGAAAAAAGGGTGTAAGGAGGGTGGGGGTTAGCTTATAGAGAGCTTATAGAAAGCTTATACGAATCTTGGACGATTGGTATAGAAAGGGTTATAAAAAATTGATTAATAGCTTAATACAACAATGCCAAAAATGTTAAAAACGGGGTTTCGAGGCGAAAGAAAGAGAATCCTCACCCCGTTCATATACTCTCCTATTCGGAGACTTCTCCCAAGGAGAGGGGGGAATGTAGGGACAGAAAAAGGGGAATGTGGTGACGGAAAGATGAACTTACAAGGTGAAATTAGCAAGATAGGAAAAGACTTCTTTGGAAAAGTGCCGTATCTTTGCCACAGAAATTCAAAATAAATCTGTATGAAATCCATTACTCATAACGATTACACTCAGCGTATCAACAAAGTGGCGGAATATATCAATGGTCATCTCGATACTTCTATAAAGATAAAAACACTCGCCAATGTGGCTAACTTATCTGATTTTCATTTTTGTCGCATCTTTAAAGCACTTAAAGGAGAATCGCCCATTGCCTTTATTGCTCGTTTGCGCATAGAAACGGCAGCTCAGCTGTTACGCTATTCGACGCTTTCGGTAGAAGAAATAGCTTTTAATATAGGGTATGAAACGCCCGCCTCTCTTTCCAAAGCGTTTAAAAATCAATATGGTATTACGCCTACTCAGTATAGAACGAACAGAGATATTTATATTATGAAGAAAGAAATAAACAATCCAGAAGTAGTGCTCAAAGCTCCAAAGATAGTAGAGCTTGAGCCCAAAAGTCTTATTTACGTAGCTCTTACAGGAGAATATGGTACACTTAACTACAACAAAGCTTACGAACAATTGTGGGGTGTTGTAAAATCGCAAAAACTCTTTACCAAAGGCATTGAGTCGATATGTGTTTCGTATGACGACCCTAAAATTACCGAAGCCTCTTTGCAACGTTCCGAGGTGAGTTTGGCTATTCACAAGCCGGCTAAACCCTCAGGTGAAGTAAGTTGCAAAACCTTAGCAGGAGGCAAATATGCAGTCTTTTTCTATCAAGGTAGTTATACTCAGCTCTCATCCGTCTACGATGCTGCGATGCGCTGGGTGGTAGATAGTGAATACGAAGTGCGCGATGAGCCTATGTTCGAAAAATACCTCAACGACTGCCGTCGTACCCCCGAAGGAAAACTGAAAACTGAGATATATATCCCAGTGCAAACTGCACGGGCAATTTCCTAACTTCTAAATTCTAACATTATGAATCTTACAAAAACAGAAAAAATCACAGGTATCGTTTTGGCGATTGTCTTATTATTGCTTACGCTTTCAGGGAGTGGTTACTTCTTTTTTACTCTGAAAGTAAACTTTGTGCAATGGTTGGCTTACAACGCTTGTTCTCCTAGTAGCTTAGTGTATTTAGGTTGCCTTATCGTCTTTTGGGTGACTAAAAAGACTGTTTGGCTACCGCTTGCCTTCCTGCCAATGTACTATTTTGGTACGATGGGGCTCTTTACTTTTACGTGGAGTGGTGCTAACATCTTTGCTCAAATGTCACATATTACAATGACACTCAACCTGATTTGGGCGGGCTATGTGCTCTATCGCATTGGTGATTACAAAGCGTTTGCTCGCGGTTTACTGTGGAGCATCGTTCTCTTTGTGCCTTACATTGCTTTTGTGATGTACTACTGTCGTACACACGCTGAGGAAATTAGTCAATTACTTGAAATGGGGTGAGCTATACAAGCAGTTTATATCAGATTTTAAAATAATAGTACAATGAAAGAAGCTTGTCCTGAGTGTTATGCGATAGATAGTCGCATCACGCCTTTGTTAAACCCCAAAGAGTGTTTGCTACACCACAGGCAGTATATTTGTAGTACTTGTGGCAGATGTATCTGTGCTGATGTAGATGATAAGGGGAAGTTCCGTGCACTCTTCCCTTTTAAAACTCTTGCTATTGCTACCTTATATTTGCGTGCTGCTGAGGTAATATGGGAGCAAGCCTGTGGTATTTACGAAATAGAAGATAATAGAGGCAGAAAACAATACAAAATCTTTCCTTCTTTATCGGAATTGAACAGCTATTTGCAGAAGAATAAGCAAAAGCGTAGCCTGCTGTCAGAGCCTTTATTGGTCACTTCTCAGTATAAGGCTTACCAACCTGAGCAGTTGCGAAAACTATCGACAGAGGAAATAGCTATTTATATGAAAGAGAAATTAGCGAAAGTTTTGTAATTAAAAAGAGTAGTTGTGTATTTGCACCAATAATAATTTTAAAAAGTAATAAACGATGAAAAAAGCAATTCTATTATTAGTAGCCTTTGTAGGAATGGTTGCTTGC is from Capnocytophaga ochracea DSM 7271 and encodes:
- a CDS encoding AraC family transcriptional regulator, encoding MKSITHNDYTQRINKVAEYINGHLDTSIKIKTLANVANLSDFHFCRIFKALKGESPIAFIARLRIETAAQLLRYSTLSVEEIAFNIGYETPASLSKAFKNQYGITPTQYRTNRDIYIMKKEINNPEVVLKAPKIVELEPKSLIYVALTGEYGTLNYNKAYEQLWGVVKSQKLFTKGIESICVSYDDPKITEASLQRSEVSLAIHKPAKPSGEVSCKTLAGGKYAVFFYQGSYTQLSSVYDAAMRWVVDSEYEVRDEPMFEKYLNDCRRTPEGKLKTEIYIPVQTARAIS
- a CDS encoding RagB/SusD family nutrient uptake outer membrane protein, yielding MKKIYIIIAIVALLSIACSKDSLKLQNPNEPGLENLETEEGIQKFALGVYAPMRGGVNYYAWFALTLHNLMGDATTAVALNFGFCYSNQIFSITRPDGSVIKSSLLGEKTQGAVLKQLNIRENGNENAFNNEWMAMYGVLGHCNLALKLLDNNEVVFRDNAEVKKKTYQAWFLWWKAFAYSRIGSLYAKGVITNEYNVLSNNYQSHEAIITEANRIFEEAKAILATIPEGDTTYSGLIDTFIPSQFKEGNGGVITPKMFIRNINTYIARNLLVNKYASELTSSELSQIETLVNSGIQQGDKIFIMRSITPSSLCFVSETAWTPYRILVGWEYLSERLVQDFKAGDNRYTRNVLRRSSALFNPRNRGYGIGTRYTLKDGGDYASTSAGVVELPFAGTYEENQLMLAEVKIRNNNIDGGLAHIDAVRTYQKAGLTAVTGTGLTKEQALEELRKERRIGLFLKGTSFYDARRWGILKPVAQGGGRTNANVVVATDGTTEACTIDYQYLEWFDVPASETDFNPLP
- a CDS encoding carboxypeptidase-like regulatory domain-containing protein; the encoded protein is MRLNKVSFALFLMLIVQGFSWAQEREVTGTVKDEAGTPLPVVTVVVKGTSYGVATDFNGNYSIKVPNDKAVLVFSQIGMKTLEKAVGKARSINVILREEAQELTEVVVTGVGVATDKRKVAISVDAVSEKSLKRTPVKSIDDALSGKIAGAQIQSTSGQPG
- a CDS encoding TonB-dependent receptor plug domain-containing protein produces the protein MILRGINSLSTTQPMVIVDGVEVNTSNYALTSSSSAVSSRLADLDLSNVERVEVIQGAAAATIYGAQGANGVIQIFTKKGKKGERTEITYNSSLSVDEALTGNLSFAQKHPYKTDKEGYIIDGQNKRPIKVDPETGYWTKPDPTVKDTTANIYSYKEKTYDHLKQYYKTAYTTQHSVNITGSAGNVDYAIGASLSDQTSPVNGSYKKKNLSANVGVEVFKGLTLRSNTQLINSKNTTAGVNGRSSIYSGVGGALGTPAYVDLHFRDTAGKSPVHYDPDSNEVSPFYIYENQSNLAETNRVIQSINANYKFSKNLDFDYKYGYDHTRYDNSEFIKNQKNTNTPGSGISPLAGQLTERFIRHTLQNSLLSAYLRLDFQRDLKLKLPIQSTTQLSYDWRKDNYYRVTATGSGYGVEPPFTISSANTSTSSDFEQEFVTFGYLVNQKFDYANLFGVSVGVRSDFSSAFGEGGKPFTFPRADAYFRIADLLKLEKVTELKLRGAYGEAGIQPDAYDRLITLSNDKLGDKGYYYLPTTARNPELEVQKSKELEVGLDYGFRLGEGWFHRLSGNVVYWDRKSFGTIYNIETPPSLGAQELTTNAIDLSSNGIQASLDLGLFSNDKVDWTFSARFSKGETVVDKISNGKRIVVGITGGGQSTLNEGERVGTFFGYKPLSSLTQTNSKGERYIADADLNNYQLVNGMVVNKQSKEVIFSTEQEKMGDATPDFTMSFFNDITFAKKLTFSVQVDWTKGGDIYNGTKQRMYFNRTHGDLDTPIPVDKNLPYTNYYVSLYNKGQATSYFIEDGSYVRVRNVSLSYDMTDILKDTFIKGLTLTASVRNLLTFTNYSGLDPEAVGVSLNNPLYRGIDLYTFPNMRTVTMALNVRF